DNA from Hwangdonia lutea:
CCATCACCGATAATAGTGGAACTAAACTTCGCGCGATCTACACAAGAGTTTGCTCCAATTTCTACATAATGCCCAATAATTACATTACCAATTTGTGGTATTTTAACTAAGCCACGACCATCGTCACTCGGGCGATTACCAAAGCCATCGGCACCAATACTTACATTAGTATGAAAAATACAATGGCTGCCAACAATACAGCGTTCGCGGACTACTGTTCCAGACCAGATAACCGTATAATCGCCAATTGTGGTTTCGTCAAAAACACACACATTTGGGTATAAAACAACACCTTTACCTAAAACAACATCTTTACCAACGTAACAGTTGGCGCCAATTTTACAGCCTTTTCCCAGACTTGCCGTTTTGTGTACAACCGCCGATGGGTGAATGTCGGCTTCCAATTCTGGAGTTGGCGGATTAAACAGTTCCAATATTTTTGCCATGGCCAAATCGGCATTCTTCACTTTAATTAACGCTCGATTTTCACCGGGTTCAACATTTAAATTGTCATTTACAACCGCAGCACAAGCTTTGGAGTCAGCCCACTGTTTCGCGTACTTTTTACTCCCAATAAAGGTTATATGGTTGTTTTCTGCGTTTTGTAATTGTTCTGGACCATCAATTTTTTGGTTTGTATGTCCTATTAATTCGCCTTTTAAAATATTGTTAATGTCGTTAATGGTGTAAGTTGTCATGAATGATTTTTAATGTTTAGATTGTTGTAAATCTAACGGAAATAAAATCAATAAACATAATTTTTATTCTTCAATCCTATTATCATCAAAAGCCGATGGTAATAATTTGGGAATAAATTTAATTACTAAAGGTAGTAATAGAGCGCCACCTGGAAGTAAAAAAATGGCAAGGCTTGGTATGGATTTAAAAATATCCATAAGCTGTTCTTGTACTTTTTTCTGCTCTTCTTTATTTAAATCCCTAACCGTAGATTGAGAAATAAGCACCATCAATTCTTTACTGCCAATTAACTCTTTATAAAGTCTTTTACTATTTCTAGAGATTAAAGTAGTTACCACTTTACTTGAATTATCATAAAAACTCTGCACTAAATTTTTAGAACTAAACAAAGCGATATTATCTTTATTTATATCATAAAAATCGTTTATGGCTTTAATCGATTCGTTTACGGAAGATAGACTGAGTTTTAAATCATTACCAAGTTTTAGCAAAAATTTCTGTTCAGACTTTTCAATAATTTTATCGCTCCAAGTTGCCATACATGCTAAGTCTAGTATATACTTTTTTTGCTGCGGGGTGTTTATAAATTTGATGGCTGATTTGTAATCGAAATGCGCTTTGTTTTGATAACGCAACGACGATTCAAATAGTTTAATTAAACTTTCATCGTATTCCGTTTTTTCTTTCTTTGAGATGATTACGTTTAACGAAATGGCTTCAATACTGGCTTCTAAATTCTTTAGGTAATCCAAAGAAAATTCATCGCCCTTAATAAAAGCGCGGTAAGCGAGTACATCAATATAAAGCAGTCCATTAATTAAAAAATAATTAAAGTTTTTAGTGATAAAATTATCATCAATTTGGGTGCGTTTATGAATGATGTTTTCCAATTGTTCGCTACTCGTCGAGCTTCCCAATAATTCCTTGAAAAAGGATAATTTATATTCCCCAATTTCTTTATAAAAATTTATCACACTATCTATAAAATTACTGCCATGATTCAGTTTTTGGTGTGTATATAACAAGGATAAGCACAAATTTACCTTGCACATTTCTGCTTCGGTAAGATTGAACTCTTTAAAATGGTTGTTTATTACTTTAAGATTGGTGCCGTAAATAAAACCGGTATCTCGCAATATGCTATAAAAGTCATCCTCAGGGTAATTTAAAAATTGGGTATTACCTTCTAAGAACTTTAAAAGCTTTTTAATCCAACCTGCAGATGATGGGTTCATAATTCAATTATATATAGACTGTAAAAGTAATCTTTTCACCGAATAAGTGCGCAATTTATTTCTTTAACAAAATTTTAACAAAACCGCTCTTTTCTTTTTTTCGTAGGTATGGCTGAGAGTCAAAATTTAATAATCTCAAAAAATATCAAAAATCATGAAAAATTTAAAAAAAGTATTAGGAATTGGAGTTATAGCGGTAGCTAGTATCTTCATTATTGCAGCCGATCATATTGATGCGCCAGCTGTACAAGGTGGTAATAGCGATATTACCGATTTTTATGCCTTTCAGGCGGAAGAGATAAACAATTTAGTTTTTGTGGCTAATTTACAAGGATTGTTAAGCCCCAGTGCGACTTCAAATGCCACGTTTGATGAAAATGTTTTAGTCGAATTTAATATCGATAACACGGGCGATAATGTTGAGGATTTAGTTATTCAAGCCATTCCCAGAAATGGTAAAATGTACTTTTTTGGCCCTGTAGTACCATCGGAAATAGGGGTGGCGAGTTCCATTGAAACCACATCGACAGTTGGTGGTGTTGTAGATATTACAACAGGCTCTAGCGCTATTATTGCAACTAAGGGCGATATGAGTTTTTTCGCAGGCCCTCGTGATGATCCTTTCTTTATGGATTTTGCTCAATATTCTGCCATTATTGGAGGTACAGCAAGCAGTTTTAATATGCCGGGAGCCGATACTTTTGCGGGTACCAATGTGATGTCTGTTGTAGTTGAAGTACCTAAATCAATGATTGGTGGTACGGGAACTATTAACACGTGGGTAGAATCTAAAAGAAAACAATAATCAATAATTTATAAAATATAAAAACATGAAAACTTCAAATAAATTTCACAATCATTTAAAGCCTTTAAGAGCAGTGGGTAAAACTATAAAACTGTTGGGTGTTGCCTTTGCAATGGCACTAGTAACCTTCAACTGTACCAATAATGATGATACTGTAATAATAGAGCAATCGCCAGATTTTTCGGGTGTCTATATGCAAGAAGATCAAATGGGCAGACCTGCTGTAAACACAGTATTCGTATCTGCAGACGCTAAAGACCAGTTTAACGTAACTGTGCCATCAAATCAAAGTGCTGCGTTCCAGAGCATGTTCCAAACTAATTTGGAAGCCTTAAGTCCTGCATTTGCAAACCCCGGAGATACTAATGCATTGGGGCAAACCTCGGCAGCATTTACGAGTCTTTTGGCTACCGATGTTCTAAACGTATCGCTGGACGGCACCACTACTTTTTACGATGGCACCAATGTTTTAACAGGTCGTGCTTTGGCCGATGATGTTATAACGGTTGAGCTATTATTAATTTTTGGTGGCGAAGATTTTTCTGAAAACCCTGGGTTGTCAAACGATAACGTAGATGCCAACGACAAACCTTTTTTGACCTCATTTCCTTACCTAGCCTCACCATGGTAATGGCTACTTCATCAGGGCATATTAATTTTAGTATGCTCTGATATTTTAACCTACACAAAAGCATAACAAACAAAAACCACAAAAAACACAGAGCAATGAAACTTATAAATCCATTAGCAATAGTTGTGCTATTACTGCTTTTTGCAAGCTGTAATACGGAATCGAAAAAAATCACAGACACAACCGATTACAATTCTTATTTGGAAATTACTGAGAACGAGATGTTGCAACTCGTAAAGGAAGATTTAAAATTTTGGGAAAAAAAGTATGAAAAAGAACCAAATCAGTTTCCTTATTTATCGAAAATCGCGGCATCTCAATCTCAAATATTTGCTAAAACAGGACGCATTGAAGCTTTAATTGAAGCCGAAAAAAACTTGATTGAAGCAAACGAGTTAAGTCATTATAAAAAAGTGAGTTATTTAAGAGCCTTATCAAGAAATTACATTTCGCAACACCGGTTTAAAGATGCCTTAGCGTTATTAAAAAAGGCAGAAACTATAGGCGAAGGCTTGAAAAGCTCCCAAAAAATGCTATTCGATGTGCATTTAGAATTGGGTAATTACCAATTGGCAAAACAATATTTGAATGAGATTATTGATACGTCGGATTTTGATTATTTAATACGCTTATCAAAATGGTCCGATCACCGCGGTAATTTAGAGGCTGCCATAAAATATATGGAACAAGCCAGAGTGATTGCCGAAGCTTCAAACATCCCTTCAACAAAACAATGGGTTTATACAAATTTAGCCGATTATTATGGACACGCTGGGAATGTTAAGGCGTCGTATAACCATTATTTAAAAGCTTTAGAATTAAATCCAGAAGACGCTTATGCCAAGAAAGGCATTGCTTGGATTGTGTATTCCTATGAAAAAAATCCGGATGAAGCACTTCGAATTTTAAATGCGGTAACAAAAACGCATCGCGCTCCAGATTACCATTTGTTGAAAGTTGAAATAGCTGAATACAAAGGCGATTCCAATTTAAAAGACTCCGAAATAAAATTATACAAAGCCGCTATAAACAACACCCTGTACGGTGCCATGTATAATAAACATAATGCGCTTATGTATGCTGAAGATTCTAAACAAACAGTAAAAGCCTTAAAGCTTGCAAATACTGAAATCGACAACCGGCCAACGCCACAATCCTACAATTTATTGGCATGGACCTATTACAACCAAGGCGATGTTAAAGACGCATTAAAAGTAATGGAGAACCACGTTGTTGGAAAAACATTTGAACCCGAAGCCCTGTTTCATTTAGCGCATATTTATAAGGCTAACGGTAAGTGGGATGAAGTAAAAAAATTGAAAAAAGAATTATTGGAAAGCGCTTTTGAGTTAGGCCCTATGGCAGCTCAAAAAGTACAAAAATTATAAAAGGCTTTAATAAAGGGATTGAAGTGATTGATTTTTTTGATGGTTGATTGTTTGGTCGAAAGTCGCCCGATTATAGAAATATGATTGGGCGCTTTCTTTTTAGGTTTTACCCTCACTTAAAGCTTGATTCATAAAAAAATCAATTGTCACTATTAGTAAATCTTTATTAAGATTTTCATTTAATAGTTTCATCATAAATCAAATATGGTAAATCAATTTTATTTGAGTTAGTTTTATTGAGATGAAAAAATTAACTGTTCTAAATATTTAAACAAGCTATACGGCCTATTATTCTATGTAAGTGTATATTAGAATACAATTAAACACAAACATCCTCTAAATTTTAGAGGATGTTTGTCATTTTTGTTTTTTAGTAAAAATAAATACCGCTAACTAACCACACCCAAAGTATAAAGTTGCTCCATGGTTGGAGTTTCGCTTCCGCCAGCAGGTTCCAAGGTAATTCCAAAAGCTTCACTTTCGTTTAAGTTTTCAATTTCGAATATTTTGTTTTCGTCTGTTATAAAACTGTCAATAGTCCCTAAACTTGTTGGTGTTAACGGACTTAGTTTTAAAGACCAAACCTGGTACACTTTGCCTTCCGGTGGCTCGGGCAATCCTTGGGCATCTAAAAAGATACGTTGCGTGTTTTTATCCCAATACACTTTAGCATACGTATTGGCAAAATCACCTTGACCAGCTAATGGCACTTCGGTAATGTTTTCATCCCTTAAAACCGATAACAACGTGTTGGCTTTTTCTAAGCTGTTTTTAGCTTCGGCAATCTGCATTTCTAAAATGGACTGCTGTATTTCGGCGGTTTGAATCTCGTATTTTAATTGCTTGTTTTGATTCATTGTCCAAAACAATCCAACCGCCAAAATTATAGATGCCGCCCAACCCGAATAGGTTATCCAATTGTACCTTGGTTTTGTTATGGAGATTATTTTTGTATCATCGTCACCAAAACCTAAAGTTTGTTTAATACGCTGTAAAATATGGCTATTATCGCTTGGCGAAGCAGAACCTGTTAACTTAACAATGGCGGCTTCAATGCTTAAAACTTCTTGTAAAATTTCAGGATGTTTTTGCATAAGTGCATACACTTCCTTGTTTTCTTTTTCAGAAAGCGCGCCAGCCACGTAAAGCTCTAAAATTCCAGATTCTATGTATGCGTTAATATCCATATTAATTAAATAAAACTTTCTCAAGGTTTTGACCTTGAGATTTCATTTAAATTGTCATTCCCGAGAAATCGGGAATCTAAAACTAAAGATTATTATTTTTAAACAATATTTAAAATCTTTAGTTTAAAACCATGCTTCGTAATTCCTTAATACAATTCCTATTTCGGGTTTTAATTGTCCCAATGGGCATATTAAGGGTTTCAGAGGCTTCACTTTGCGTATAGCCTTTAAAATATAGCAGTTCGATAACTTCTATACATTTTTTAGCCAGTTTATCTACAAACTTTTTTATGCCAATGGCATCTGTTTTGTTATCAAGATTATCACTGGTTTCAAGTATATCTACGAAAAAATCGGAGTTGAGGTTTTGTTTAGAATTCTTAAAATTTTTAGAACGCGTTTTATCGATAGCAGCATGTCGTGCTATGTTTAAAATCCATGTAAAAAATCGGCCTTTATCACTATTATAACTATCGGCTTTATGCCATGCTTTTATAAAAACATCTTGCATAACCTCTTCTGCCAAATCGTGGTTTCTTACAATATTATAGATAACACCATGCATGCTATGGCTATACATATTGTAAAGACTTTCAAAAGCTTTTTCGTCTTTTTGCTTAAAATTTGCTACTAAGGTTTCTAAATTCATTTAAGGTGTTTGCTGATGATGTTCACGTTGTTTTGATACAGATGTTACTTACTCAATAATACCTGCACAACTAACTCTAGCACCAGCTGCACCCGATGGTTGCGATGTGAAATCGTCTGCTCCAGCGTGCACAATAACAGATTTACCAATTATGTTTTTGTTGTCGTCTTCACAACCAATACACCACTCGTCAGTAGAAAATGTTATAGTACCGTTGCCGTTTTCATCGGCTACAAAATTACCGATATCACCTTTATGATATCCCGTGGCATCGCCCCATTTACCGTGAGGTTGTGCGGTAGGATTCCAGTGTCCGCCAGCAGATGTGCCGTCATCTGATGTGCAATCCGCTTTTTCGTGAAGATGAATAGCATGACTCCCAGGCTCTAAACCTTCAATAATGGCAGTCATGGTAACAGTGCCGTTTTCTTCTTTAAACACGGCATTACCCGAAACGTTGCTGTTGCTTTTAGCATTTAAAGCTATTTTGAGTTTTTTTGGAGTTTCCACTTTTACTTCAGTAGTCTCTGTATCTTTTGTAGTTTCAGTCTTTTTTTTATCGTTTTTACAGGCGAAAACGCTTAATGTTAAAGCGATTAAAAGGAAGCTTATTTTTTTCATTTTTATTAGGTGTTTTAATTTATCCGAAAGTTAAGTAATAATTAACGAAATGCAAATATTCTGCATGACATATATCATATTTTAAGGCTAAGCGTTGTTGTAATTTTGCGATAATAATAGTTAGGTATGTTAAGCAATTTAGTAAACAAATACAATATTGCGGGGCCTCGGTACACAAGTTACCCAACGGTTCCGTATTGGAATAATGAGACGTTTTCGTTGGAAAAATGGAAATCGTCGTTAACAACATCATTTAAAGAAAGTAACTCAAATGAAGGTATTAGCCTTTATATTCACTTGCCCTTTTGCGAAAGTTTGTGCACCTTCTGTGGATGCAATAAGCGCATTACAAAACAGCATAGTGTAGAGTCGCCTTATATTAAAGCGGTTTTAAAAGAATGGCATTTATACTTAGAATTGTTTGATGAAAAGCCCATAATTAAGGAAATGCACCTTGGTGGCGGAACACCAACTTTTTTTAGTCCGGATAATTTAAAATTGTTAATTAACGGTATTTTAAAGGATGCTGAATTGGCTGAAAATTATGAGTTTAGTTTTGAAGGCCATCCCAATAATACCACAAGAGCACATTTACAAGCCCTTTACGATGTTGGATTTAGGCGTGTTAGTTACGGTGTGCAAGATTACAACGAAACCGTTCAAAAGGCTATTCATAGAATTCAACCCTTTGAAAACGTAAAACGAGCCACCGATTTGGCACGAGAGATTGGATACACCTCGGTTGGGCACGATATTATTTTCGGGCTACCATTTCAAACCTTAGAGCACGTTAAAGAAACCATATTAAAAACCAAAGCATTGCTACCAGACAGGTTGGCATTTTACAGTTATGCGCACGTGCCATGGATAAAAGGAAATGGGCAGCGCGGATTTAAGGATACCGATTTGCCAGCACCGGAATTAAAACGCGCACAGTACGAAATGGGTAAAGAACTGCTTGCAGAAGTGGGCTACCACTTAATAGGCATGGACCATTTTGCATTAACCACAGACAGCCTATATACATCGATGCAAAACGGCAGTTTACACAGGAATTTTATGGGGTATACGGCATCAAAAACACAGGCTATGGTTGGTTTGGGCGTATCTTCAATTAGTGATAGTTGGTATGGTTTTGCGCAAAACGTAAAGCGTATTGAAGACTATTACGAGCTATTAAAAGAAAATAAAATTCCGGTTTACCGTGGACATATTTTAAACGAAGAAGATTTGATAATAAGAAAACATATTCTTAACTTAATGTGCCAGTTTAAAACCGAATGGACGCAAGCTGATCTTTATTTTAAAGAATTACCAGAAGCCCTTTTACAATTAAAGGAAATGGAAGCAGACGGACTGCTCATTATAAACCCTAATAATATAGAAGTTACCAAAGAAGGTCAACCATTTGTTAGAAATATTTGTATGGCGTTTGATGTTTTGTTGCAGCGCAAACAACCCGATGTACAATTGTTTTCAATGACGGTTTAATTGAAAAAAATGCCTCGGTAATATCGAGGTAAAGACTAAAAGTTTTCACTTTCGCGAAAGCGGAAACCTAAAATACGTGCCTTATGAAAAAAATTATTGTACCTGTCGATTTCTCTGAACATTCAGAGTTTGCTTTAAAAGCTGCGGCGAAATTAGCCAAGAAAAACGATGCCAAAATTTATGCATTGCACATGTTGGAGCTGTCTGATGCGATACTTACCAACACGCCCGAGTCTATACATCCAGAGGCTTTGTTCTTTTTAAAACTAGCCGAAAAAAAATTCAATAAGTTTTTAGATAAAGACTATCTAAAAGATATAAAAGTTACGCCAATAATTAAACACTTTAAAGTTTTTAGCGAAGTTAACGATGTGGCCGAAAAACATGACGCAGACCTTATTGTTATGGGGTCTCACGGGGTTAGCGGTTTAAAGGAATTGTTTATTGGTTCGAATACAGAACGCGTGGTTCGCAACGCGAATATTCCGGTATTGGTTGTTAAAAATGATTTGAATGATGTTAATTTTGAAGATGTTGCGTTTGCCTGCGATTTCTCGGAAGATACCATTGCGGCTTATTTAAACGCTTCCAAATTATTTGAAAAAATGGGTGCTAAAATGTACTTGGTTTATGTGAATCTGCCTAATGATAGATTTAAAAGTTCATTGGAAATTGAACGTCGTGTGGTCAACTTTTTCACAAAAGCCGATAGAAATTTAGACCGTATGAAAGATGTGCATTACGTGTCTGATTATACGGTTAAAAATGGTATTTTGAATTTTTCAATGAAAATGGGAGCAGACTTAATTGCTGTACCAACCCATGGCAGAAAAGGTTTATCCCATTTCTTTCAAGGTAGTGTTGGCGAAGATGTAGCAAACCATTCCACTTTGCCCGTTATGACGTTTAAGATTTAATTAATAGTAATTTCTTTTGCTAATGGGTGAAACTGTTTAA
Protein-coding regions in this window:
- the lpxD gene encoding UDP-3-O-(3-hydroxymyristoyl)glucosamine N-acyltransferase, whose product is MTTYTINDINNILKGELIGHTNQKIDGPEQLQNAENNHITFIGSKKYAKQWADSKACAAVVNDNLNVEPGENRALIKVKNADLAMAKILELFNPPTPELEADIHPSAVVHKTASLGKGCKIGANCYVGKDVVLGKGVVLYPNVCVFDETTIGDYTVIWSGTVVRERCIVGSHCIFHTNVSIGADGFGNRPSDDGRGLVKIPQIGNVIIGHYVEIGANSCVDRAKFSSTIIGDGCKIDNLVQIAHNCVMGRSCIMAGHSGLAGSVTLGDGVIIGGSASIKDHTTVESGATVGAGSGVMNNVKAGQTVLGYPAQEARDMLKQWVAVRRFMKNN
- a CDS encoding LETM1-related biofilm-associated protein, producing the protein MNPSSAGWIKKLLKFLEGNTQFLNYPEDDFYSILRDTGFIYGTNLKVINNHFKEFNLTEAEMCKVNLCLSLLYTHQKLNHGSNFIDSVINFYKEIGEYKLSFFKELLGSSTSSEQLENIIHKRTQIDDNFITKNFNYFLINGLLYIDVLAYRAFIKGDEFSLDYLKNLEASIEAISLNVIISKKEKTEYDESLIKLFESSLRYQNKAHFDYKSAIKFINTPQQKKYILDLACMATWSDKIIEKSEQKFLLKLGNDLKLSLSSVNESIKAINDFYDINKDNIALFSSKNLVQSFYDNSSKVVTTLISRNSKRLYKELIGSKELMVLISQSTVRDLNKEEQKKVQEQLMDIFKSIPSLAIFLLPGGALLLPLVIKFIPKLLPSAFDDNRIEE
- a CDS encoding DUF4331 family protein, with protein sequence MKNLKKVLGIGVIAVASIFIIAADHIDAPAVQGGNSDITDFYAFQAEEINNLVFVANLQGLLSPSATSNATFDENVLVEFNIDNTGDNVEDLVIQAIPRNGKMYFFGPVVPSEIGVASSIETTSTVGGVVDITTGSSAIIATKGDMSFFAGPRDDPFFMDFAQYSAIIGGTASSFNMPGADTFAGTNVMSVVVEVPKSMIGGTGTINTWVESKRKQ
- a CDS encoding DUF4331 family protein; translation: MALVTFNCTNNDDTVIIEQSPDFSGVYMQEDQMGRPAVNTVFVSADAKDQFNVTVPSNQSAAFQSMFQTNLEALSPAFANPGDTNALGQTSAAFTSLLATDVLNVSLDGTTTFYDGTNVLTGRALADDVITVELLLIFGGEDFSENPGLSNDNVDANDKPFLTSFPYLASPW
- a CDS encoding tetratricopeptide repeat protein, which gives rise to MKLINPLAIVVLLLLFASCNTESKKITDTTDYNSYLEITENEMLQLVKEDLKFWEKKYEKEPNQFPYLSKIAASQSQIFAKTGRIEALIEAEKNLIEANELSHYKKVSYLRALSRNYISQHRFKDALALLKKAETIGEGLKSSQKMLFDVHLELGNYQLAKQYLNEIIDTSDFDYLIRLSKWSDHRGNLEAAIKYMEQARVIAEASNIPSTKQWVYTNLADYYGHAGNVKASYNHYLKALELNPEDAYAKKGIAWIVYSYEKNPDEALRILNAVTKTHRAPDYHLLKVEIAEYKGDSNLKDSEIKLYKAAINNTLYGAMYNKHNALMYAEDSKQTVKALKLANTEIDNRPTPQSYNLLAWTYYNQGDVKDALKVMENHVVGKTFEPEALFHLAHIYKANGKWDEVKKLKKELLESAFELGPMAAQKVQKL
- a CDS encoding anti-sigma factor: MDINAYIESGILELYVAGALSEKENKEVYALMQKHPEILQEVLSIEAAIVKLTGSASPSDNSHILQRIKQTLGFGDDDTKIISITKPRYNWITYSGWAASIILAVGLFWTMNQNKQLKYEIQTAEIQQSILEMQIAEAKNSLEKANTLLSVLRDENITEVPLAGQGDFANTYAKVYWDKNTQRIFLDAQGLPEPPEGKVYQVWSLKLSPLTPTSLGTIDSFITDENKIFEIENLNESEAFGITLEPAGGSETPTMEQLYTLGVVS
- a CDS encoding RNA polymerase sigma factor, whose amino-acid sequence is MNLETLVANFKQKDEKAFESLYNMYSHSMHGVIYNIVRNHDLAEEVMQDVFIKAWHKADSYNSDKGRFFTWILNIARHAAIDKTRSKNFKNSKQNLNSDFFVDILETSDNLDNKTDAIGIKKFVDKLAKKCIEVIELLYFKGYTQSEASETLNMPIGTIKTRNRNCIKELRSMVLN
- a CDS encoding superoxide dismutase family protein gives rise to the protein MKKISFLLIALTLSVFACKNDKKKTETTKDTETTEVKVETPKKLKIALNAKSNSNVSGNAVFKEENGTVTMTAIIEGLEPGSHAIHLHEKADCTSDDGTSAGGHWNPTAQPHGKWGDATGYHKGDIGNFVADENGNGTITFSTDEWCIGCEDDNKNIIGKSVIVHAGADDFTSQPSGAAGARVSCAGIIE
- the hemN gene encoding oxygen-independent coproporphyrinogen III oxidase → MLSNLVNKYNIAGPRYTSYPTVPYWNNETFSLEKWKSSLTTSFKESNSNEGISLYIHLPFCESLCTFCGCNKRITKQHSVESPYIKAVLKEWHLYLELFDEKPIIKEMHLGGGTPTFFSPDNLKLLINGILKDAELAENYEFSFEGHPNNTTRAHLQALYDVGFRRVSYGVQDYNETVQKAIHRIQPFENVKRATDLAREIGYTSVGHDIIFGLPFQTLEHVKETILKTKALLPDRLAFYSYAHVPWIKGNGQRGFKDTDLPAPELKRAQYEMGKELLAEVGYHLIGMDHFALTTDSLYTSMQNGSLHRNFMGYTASKTQAMVGLGVSSISDSWYGFAQNVKRIEDYYELLKENKIPVYRGHILNEEDLIIRKHILNLMCQFKTEWTQADLYFKELPEALLQLKEMEADGLLIINPNNIEVTKEGQPFVRNICMAFDVLLQRKQPDVQLFSMTV
- a CDS encoding universal stress protein, producing the protein MKKIIVPVDFSEHSEFALKAAAKLAKKNDAKIYALHMLELSDAILTNTPESIHPEALFFLKLAEKKFNKFLDKDYLKDIKVTPIIKHFKVFSEVNDVAEKHDADLIVMGSHGVSGLKELFIGSNTERVVRNANIPVLVVKNDLNDVNFEDVAFACDFSEDTIAAYLNASKLFEKMGAKMYLVYVNLPNDRFKSSLEIERRVVNFFTKADRNLDRMKDVHYVSDYTVKNGILNFSMKMGADLIAVPTHGRKGLSHFFQGSVGEDVANHSTLPVMTFKI